The Pseudodesulfovibrio sp. zrk46 genome contains a region encoding:
- a CDS encoding substrate-binding domain-containing protein: MKRFYSVALALVLTVALAVPAMAGKTLMMATTTSTANTGLLDELIVPQYKKDTGVEIKFVAVGTGKALKMAENCDVDVVLVHAPGAEKKYMDKGVLVDRKELMYNDFVIIGPASDPAGVKGMSVTDALKAIAAKKAPFTSRGDNSGTNKKEISLWKSAGMAVPEKQDWYVQTGQGMLPTINIANEKQGYTMTDRGTYIKYSHTNGGNPPLKVLVEGDKVLFNQYSGLAVNPKHCKDAQYEMAKQFIAWMASPATQKAIGEFKLLGMKLFIPNAK, from the coding sequence ATGAAACGCTTCTACTCTGTTGCTCTGGCTCTCGTCCTCACCGTGGCGCTGGCCGTGCCCGCAATGGCAGGCAAAACCCTGATGATGGCAACCACCACTTCCACCGCTAACACTGGTCTTCTGGATGAACTCATCGTTCCTCAGTATAAAAAAGACACTGGCGTTGAGATCAAGTTCGTTGCTGTCGGTACCGGTAAAGCTCTCAAAATGGCCGAAAACTGCGACGTCGATGTCGTTCTGGTTCACGCTCCCGGCGCTGAAAAGAAGTACATGGACAAAGGCGTTCTGGTTGACCGCAAAGAGCTGATGTACAACGACTTCGTTATCATCGGTCCCGCATCCGACCCTGCAGGCGTCAAAGGCATGTCCGTTACCGACGCTCTGAAGGCTATTGCTGCCAAGAAAGCTCCCTTCACCAGCCGCGGCGACAACTCCGGTACCAACAAGAAAGAAATTTCCCTGTGGAAGTCTGCTGGCATGGCAGTTCCCGAAAAGCAGGACTGGTACGTTCAGACCGGTCAGGGCATGCTCCCGACCATCAACATCGCCAATGAAAAGCAGGGCTACACCATGACTGACCGTGGCACCTACATCAAGTATTCCCACACCAACGGCGGCAACCCGCCTCTGAAGGTGCTCGTGGAAGGCGACAAGGTGCTGTTCAACCAGTACTCCGGCCTGGCTGTTAACCCCAAGCACTGCAAGGACGCTCAGTACGAAATGGCCAAGCAGTTCATCGCATGGATGGCATCTCCCGCCACCCAGAAGGCAATCGGCGAATTCAAGCTCTTGGGTATGAAGCTTTTCATTCCCAACGCTAAGTAA
- a CDS encoding LysR family transcriptional regulator: MKQRDKATLRLRVWIEQENEIYIGIGSTLLLQHIEKLGSLRKAAEELGMSYRRAWGKLKNAEERIGRPLVEKTKGKGQRFNLSPFGKELMEKFLQFYVDVEDYATKRASEVLEMDTVKSGEFYRDDTE, translated from the coding sequence ATGAAACAAAGAGACAAAGCCACGCTTCGCCTTCGGGTCTGGATCGAACAGGAAAATGAAATCTACATAGGCATCGGGAGCACCCTGCTGCTACAACACATCGAAAAACTTGGCTCTTTACGAAAAGCCGCCGAAGAACTGGGTATGTCTTACAGACGTGCATGGGGCAAACTCAAGAATGCCGAGGAAAGAATCGGCCGCCCGCTAGTTGAGAAGACAAAGGGCAAAGGCCAACGATTCAATTTGTCGCCTTTCGGCAAAGAGCTGATGGAAAAATTCCTGCAATTCTATGTTGATGTAGAGGATTACGCCACAAAACGGGCATCCGAAGTACTCGAAATGGATACCGTTAAATCCGGCGAATTCTATCGTGACGATACGGAATAA
- the rfbB gene encoding dTDP-glucose 4,6-dehydratase, protein MKLLVTGGCGFIGTNFIRLMLAKHPDWSITNLDKLTYAGNRLNLLDLEENENRYDFVQGDICDRDLIMDLLDGNKVDAVINFAAESHVDRSINDPSPFVVTNVQGAQNLLECARQRKIDRFVHISTDEVYGTLGDEGKFEETTPLAPNSPYSASKAGADMMARAYFETYGFPVLVTRCSNNYGPYQFPEKLIPLMYMNALADKPLPVYGDGLNVRDWIYVDDHCLGVELTLLKGREGQAYNFGGDAEETNINVVKTLLSVVGKPESLITYVKDRPGHDKRYAMDFTLAADELGFAPTVNFEEGLKKTIEWYKTNATWLEQVQSGEYRNFMDTWYEERS, encoded by the coding sequence ATGAAATTACTTGTTACCGGCGGCTGCGGCTTCATCGGCACCAACTTCATCCGCCTTATGCTCGCGAAGCATCCGGACTGGTCCATCACCAATCTGGACAAGCTCACCTATGCAGGCAACCGACTGAATCTGTTGGACCTGGAAGAAAACGAAAACCGCTACGACTTCGTTCAGGGCGACATTTGTGACCGCGACCTGATCATGGATCTGCTCGACGGCAACAAAGTGGACGCCGTGATCAACTTTGCGGCGGAATCCCATGTAGACCGCTCCATCAATGATCCTTCTCCGTTCGTCGTCACCAATGTGCAGGGAGCGCAGAACCTGTTGGAATGTGCCCGCCAACGCAAGATTGATCGCTTCGTACACATCTCAACGGATGAGGTGTATGGCACTCTCGGCGACGAAGGCAAATTTGAAGAGACCACTCCGCTTGCACCGAACTCCCCCTACTCTGCCAGCAAGGCAGGTGCAGACATGATGGCACGAGCGTATTTCGAGACATACGGTTTCCCAGTGCTCGTTACTCGCTGTTCCAACAACTACGGTCCATACCAGTTCCCAGAGAAACTCATTCCGCTGATGTACATGAATGCCTTGGCTGACAAGCCCCTGCCTGTATATGGCGACGGCCTCAATGTTCGTGACTGGATTTACGTGGACGACCACTGCCTTGGAGTTGAATTGACTCTGCTCAAAGGCCGAGAGGGCCAAGCATACAACTTTGGTGGAGACGCGGAAGAGACAAACATCAATGTGGTCAAAACCCTCCTCTCCGTTGTGGGCAAACCTGAATCTCTCATTACCTACGTCAAAGACCGCCCCGGCCATGACAAGCGTTACGCCATGGACTTCACTCTTGCCGCCGACGAACTTGGCTTTGCTCCTACGGTGAATTTCGAAGAAGGACTCAAGAAGACCATCGAATGGTACAAAACCAACGCCACTTGGCTGGAACAAGTCCAAAGTGGTGAATACCGCAATTTCATGGATACCTGGTACGAGGAGCGTTCCTAA
- a CDS encoding ABC transporter ATP-binding protein, with product MATPIISLNNIRQEYAGRTALSIDKLDIEPGSIIGLAGPNGSGKSTLLRMLAFLDAPSHGTIKFMGAKTSIKLGAVHRQVTLMVQEPYLLKRTVHANVAYGLKVRGKSDKTTKVHNALIMVGLEPEKFADRQWYELSGGEAQRVALAARLVLKPRVLLMDEPTASLDVKSSALIRQAALSARDKNGTTLVIASHDLPWLAEVSDKTIHLEDGKITDIN from the coding sequence ATGGCGACTCCAATTATATCTCTCAATAACATCCGACAGGAGTACGCTGGACGCACCGCCCTTTCCATCGACAAGTTGGACATTGAACCTGGGAGCATCATCGGTTTGGCCGGCCCCAATGGTTCAGGCAAATCCACCCTGCTACGCATGCTTGCTTTTTTGGATGCCCCTTCCCATGGAACCATAAAATTCATGGGAGCCAAAACATCCATCAAGCTCGGCGCAGTCCATAGACAAGTCACACTGATGGTACAGGAGCCCTACCTGCTCAAGCGAACTGTCCACGCCAATGTGGCATACGGACTCAAAGTGCGTGGAAAATCGGACAAGACGACAAAAGTCCATAACGCGCTGATCATGGTGGGCTTGGAACCTGAAAAATTTGCTGACAGACAGTGGTATGAACTTTCCGGTGGCGAAGCACAACGCGTGGCACTCGCCGCTCGACTGGTGCTCAAGCCACGCGTGTTACTAATGGACGAACCCACAGCCAGCCTTGACGTCAAGAGTTCGGCCTTAATTCGCCAAGCAGCACTCAGCGCACGTGACAAAAACGGCACCACCTTGGTCATCGCCAGTCACGACCTGCCATGGCTGGCAGAAGTAAGCGATAAGACCATTCATTTGGAAGACGGCAAAATCACCGATATTAATTAG
- the rfbD gene encoding dTDP-4-dehydrorhamnose reductase, with protein sequence MDLQGKRVVIFGGKTGLLGQSLTKALTSTGAKVYPLSSKDCDLLEPVEVEKLLNRRDPDLIINAVAYTAVDLAEDEEEAAFALNATAPQLLAAEAIRRGIPFVHYSTDFVFKGDSETPYTVYDETGAFSVYGISKAEGERNLLALGYEKTLIIRISWLFGPGKINFVEKILSLAEERDTLSVVDDQTGSPSYAPDVATNTVKLLEHDATGIYHLANSGDTTWYGLASAAVALTNIDCDVQPVPSSAYPTKATRPRYSVLDLGRFTQATGETPRHWKEALEEYVKKELKK encoded by the coding sequence ATGGACCTTCAAGGCAAGCGAGTAGTCATCTTCGGAGGCAAGACAGGCCTGCTTGGCCAGTCCTTAACCAAAGCCCTGACCAGCACAGGAGCCAAAGTCTATCCGCTTTCCAGCAAAGACTGTGATCTTCTTGAGCCTGTTGAGGTGGAAAAGCTGCTCAACAGACGTGATCCGGACCTCATTATCAATGCGGTTGCATACACAGCCGTGGACTTGGCGGAAGACGAAGAAGAGGCCGCGTTTGCCCTCAATGCGACTGCTCCGCAATTGCTGGCAGCCGAGGCCATTCGAAGAGGTATTCCCTTTGTCCACTACAGTACGGATTTCGTCTTCAAAGGCGACTCTGAGACACCCTACACGGTATATGATGAAACTGGCGCTTTTAGCGTTTACGGCATCAGCAAAGCTGAAGGGGAACGAAACCTTTTAGCTCTGGGTTACGAAAAGACTTTGATCATTCGCATCTCATGGCTTTTCGGTCCGGGGAAAATCAATTTCGTGGAGAAGATTCTCTCCTTGGCTGAGGAGCGTGACACCCTCAGTGTCGTCGACGATCAGACAGGTTCACCCTCCTACGCTCCAGATGTGGCAACCAATACGGTCAAATTACTGGAGCATGACGCAACAGGCATTTATCACCTCGCCAACTCTGGCGACACCACATGGTATGGCCTTGCTTCCGCAGCAGTCGCCTTGACAAATATTGACTGTGATGTGCAACCCGTTCCATCCAGCGCATACCCAACCAAAGCGACTCGCCCCAGATACTCTGTTCTGGATCTCGGACGCTTTACTCAGGCTACAGGCGAAACGCCAAGACACTGGAAAGAAGCCCTAGAAGAGTATGTAAAAAAGGAACTGAAGAAGTAA
- a CDS encoding ABC transporter permease: protein MDYLIQGFIQGFVLLFTGNAETYSAIWATVAASTISMVCSLATGIPLGFLLGHKNFPGKKVVRTIVDTLLSFPTVVIGLLVYAFLTRNGPLGSTGLLFTLPGMAMGQTLLGLPIIIAMTANAVEGLDKRLPMTLTTLGANPRQILWATVMEARFSIMLAAMAAYGRIVSEVGISMMVGGNIKWHTRTITTAIALETGKGEFAVGIALGMVLLTVALLVNIFTSGLKKKAVH, encoded by the coding sequence ATGGATTATCTGATTCAAGGCTTCATACAGGGATTCGTTCTCCTCTTCACAGGCAACGCCGAAACTTACTCCGCGATTTGGGCGACAGTAGCGGCTTCCACCATCTCAATGGTATGCAGCCTCGCCACCGGCATCCCCCTCGGCTTTCTCCTCGGTCATAAAAATTTTCCCGGTAAAAAGGTTGTCCGAACCATCGTGGACACCCTGCTCTCTTTCCCTACAGTTGTTATCGGTCTTCTCGTCTATGCGTTCCTCACTCGAAATGGACCACTTGGCAGTACAGGCCTCTTATTCACCCTTCCCGGTATGGCCATGGGGCAGACGTTGCTCGGGCTGCCCATCATCATAGCGATGACAGCCAATGCAGTGGAAGGTCTGGACAAACGCCTTCCCATGACCCTCACGACACTGGGTGCCAACCCAAGGCAGATTCTTTGGGCCACGGTCATGGAGGCCCGTTTCTCCATCATGCTTGCCGCCATGGCCGCTTACGGACGCATCGTATCTGAGGTCGGTATCTCTATGATGGTGGGCGGCAACATCAAGTGGCACACCCGTACCATCACCACAGCCATCGCTCTGGAAACAGGTAAAGGCGAGTTTGCCGTAGGCATTGCGCTCGGCATGGTACTCCTCACAGTGGCACTGCTGGTAAACATTTTTACTTCTGGACTCAAGAAGAAGGCAGTGCATTAA
- a CDS encoding molybdopterin-guanine dinucleotide biosynthesis protein MobB, whose amino-acid sequence MKAVSIVGPKNSGKTTLGLQLAKQFKEMGLTVAAAKFSHHGMDWKQDTDTAQYAKTCDTVAGLGPSETFVHWTDKRFLPDILPLLTADVLIVEGGKSLGYLPRILCLYGDLSDGTDWLSPELAIATYGDETIDGIQAHNSIKELAETVLEKGFFLPGMDCETCGRPDCKGLAVDIVKGLVTPDACLALKNSISVDINGAPLGMKPFVEDIVSAAIREMIRTLKGYSPGKATIKLDV is encoded by the coding sequence ATGAAGGCAGTATCCATCGTCGGCCCCAAAAATTCGGGCAAGACAACCCTTGGTCTGCAGCTCGCAAAGCAGTTTAAAGAAATGGGCCTGACCGTGGCAGCAGCCAAGTTCAGCCATCACGGTATGGACTGGAAACAGGACACTGACACCGCTCAATACGCTAAAACCTGCGACACGGTGGCAGGCTTAGGCCCAAGCGAAACTTTTGTCCATTGGACAGATAAACGCTTTCTCCCAGATATCCTTCCTCTTCTTACCGCTGATGTTCTGATCGTTGAAGGCGGTAAATCTCTGGGCTACCTCCCACGCATTCTTTGCCTGTATGGAGACCTCTCCGATGGCACAGACTGGCTATCTCCCGAGTTGGCCATTGCGACCTACGGAGACGAGACCATTGATGGGATTCAGGCCCATAATTCCATCAAGGAGTTAGCGGAAACGGTGCTTGAAAAGGGATTCTTTCTCCCCGGAATGGACTGTGAGACCTGCGGACGACCGGACTGTAAAGGTCTGGCAGTCGATATCGTGAAAGGGCTCGTCACCCCTGACGCATGTTTAGCCCTCAAAAATTCCATTTCTGTGGACATCAATGGTGCTCCATTGGGCATGAAACCTTTTGTGGAAGACATTGTATCTGCCGCTATCCGCGAGATGATTCGCACCTTGAAAGGATACTCTCCGGGCAAGGCTACCATCAAACTGGACGTATAA
- a CDS encoding ThiF family adenylyltransferase, which yields MASLGDLLRQQAVNIDLPKGGTGDIVSVCAVDEIAQQLNMPGHTVEAEALKRDIIPTRYLRNMDSITATDQIQLLESRIAQVGLGGLGGNLLEMFLRTGVGYIRGADGDTFEESNLNRQLLSMPDAIGIPKAEAAAKRAASLNSSTTFEGHNSFLTKDNLPDFLEGADVAIDALGGLEMRLALQQAAAQKNIPLVTGALAGWTGYVGVVLPGQVGPANIMGDDNGAEEKLGCPAPSVTFMASLMAAETVRLLTGSKSPLAGTIMVIDLKSLTFEKITL from the coding sequence ATGGCGTCACTTGGTGACCTTCTTCGTCAACAGGCAGTCAATATCGACCTCCCCAAAGGTGGAACAGGCGATATCGTATCTGTTTGTGCAGTTGATGAAATAGCACAACAGTTGAACATGCCCGGCCACACGGTCGAAGCCGAAGCGCTCAAACGAGACATCATTCCCACAAGATATCTCCGCAACATGGATTCCATAACGGCCACTGATCAGATTCAGTTGCTTGAATCGCGCATTGCACAGGTTGGCTTAGGAGGGCTCGGAGGGAACTTACTCGAAATGTTCCTCCGCACAGGTGTCGGGTATATCCGTGGCGCAGATGGTGACACTTTCGAAGAAAGTAATCTCAATAGGCAGTTGCTTTCCATGCCTGACGCGATTGGTATTCCCAAAGCCGAAGCAGCGGCCAAACGCGCAGCAAGTCTCAATTCTTCCACAACTTTTGAAGGACACAACAGTTTCCTGACAAAAGACAACTTACCTGATTTTCTTGAAGGTGCCGACGTTGCTATTGACGCACTGGGCGGCCTCGAAATGCGCCTCGCCCTGCAACAGGCAGCAGCCCAAAAGAACATCCCACTGGTTACCGGGGCGCTGGCAGGTTGGACTGGATATGTTGGCGTGGTGCTGCCCGGACAGGTCGGTCCTGCAAACATCATGGGCGACGACAACGGCGCCGAGGAAAAACTTGGATGCCCTGCCCCCTCCGTCACTTTCATGGCTTCTCTCATGGCTGCCGAAACAGTACGCCTCCTCACCGGCTCAAAATCCCCCCTTGCTGGTACCATTATGGTGATAGATCTCAAATCATTGACGTTTGAAAAAATCACCCTATAG
- a CDS encoding tRNA (cytidine(34)-2'-O)-methyltransferase yields MRIVLFEPEIPPNTGNIARLCAATKTPLHLIEPLGFKIDNKHLKRAGLDYWPHVDVTVHPDFDHFVNTVNPPRMVMASTKAATPHHRFEFHPDDAIVMGPETRGLPAEMMEQYPVGVRIPIWGEVRSLNLSTATGILLFEALRQTDLIVD; encoded by the coding sequence ATGCGCATCGTACTTTTTGAGCCGGAGATTCCCCCTAACACCGGCAATATTGCTCGTCTGTGTGCTGCCACAAAGACCCCGCTTCATCTCATAGAACCGCTAGGTTTCAAGATCGATAACAAACACCTCAAACGTGCAGGGCTTGACTATTGGCCTCATGTTGATGTGACAGTGCATCCTGATTTCGATCACTTCGTGAATACCGTAAATCCACCACGTATGGTTATGGCCAGCACCAAGGCCGCTACCCCACATCATCGATTTGAGTTTCATCCTGACGATGCAATCGTAATGGGCCCTGAGACTCGGGGACTGCCAGCAGAGATGATGGAGCAATACCCTGTTGGGGTACGTATTCCCATTTGGGGCGAAGTAAGAAGCCTCAACCTCTCCACTGCCACAGGTATTCTTCTTTTCGAAGCCCTTCGCCAGACTGATTTAATCGTAGATTAG